One genomic segment of Coffea arabica cultivar ET-39 chromosome 6e, Coffea Arabica ET-39 HiFi, whole genome shotgun sequence includes these proteins:
- the LOC113696748 gene encoding uncharacterized protein produces the protein MEQMERRFQRMLEPIQDELLQLRVSGTPKTSKSMRRRRDVEESSDGSNNDDDDEEPRIRPRQRNQTGPTDVFKGIKTQIPEFKGRSDPEAFLEWLSKIEMVFSCQNYTEVQKVQLATMEFTEYAVVWWDQIKKSRRRNGLPELIPWPELRAMMRTRFVPGHYTRDLYHRLQTLVQGNRSVDEYHKEMEILMLRADVQEDPEATMARFLSGLRPDIAERVELQHYMELHELVDKAIKVDQRLKRRGTTRSNFGNTTYSTNRPFQPRNDSRPSPNAPTPKPRFEGGKVGNPSISKPPSSTPKFEEPRVQTRARDTRCFKCQGRGHIASQCPNQRTMIMMQNGEIVSEDEAEYDGIPPLDGGSDGESPNEEEFSAPEGHFGTTLVARRALTARVKEDELQRENIFYTRCFVNQALCSVIIDSGSCTNVASSLMVDNLKLPTRDHPRPYKLQWLNNSGEVRVTKHVLISFQIHKYSDEVLCDVVPMQASHIILGRPWQFDRQVTFDGVTNKYSFLYNSKKVTLAPLSPKQVHEDQLKLQQEFEKYSTKRKENERAEAKKERKKAIDSSASEVKIEGKQMLLIKAKKVRKLMRDEQPLLMLVSKEVALNVHELDTDIPLEVKSLLQEYADVFPEDVPSGLPPLRGIEHQIDFIPGASLPNRPAYKSNPEETKELQRQVDELLDKGWARESLSPCAVPVILVPKQDGTWRICTDCRAVNAITVKYRHPIPRLDDMLDELHGAVFFTKIDLKSGYHQIRIKEGDEWKTAFKTKYGLYECKSYDEHLEHIRAVMDVLQREKLYANLKKCNFCTNELVFLGFVISAQGMKVDDQKVQAIQEWPTPRSVGDIRSFHELAGFYRRFVRDFSTIAAPLTELIKKNENFHWGDSQEQAFRALKHKLTHAPVLALPDFSKTFEIDCDASGIGVGAVLNQGGRPIAYFSEKLNGAALNYSTYDKELYALIRATTRKRAFYNAFAVAQGESASTDATVSFLVCSDYVMS, from the exons ATGGAGCAAATGGAGAGGCGTTTCCAACGCATGCTAGAACCCATTCAAGATGAGTTGCTGCAACTCCGAGTGTCTGGAACACCAAAAACCTCTAAGTCCATGCGAAGGCGAAGGGACGTGGAGGAGTCGTCCGATGGTTccaataatgatgatgatgatgaggaaccTCGAATTCGACCAAGGCAAAGGAACCAGACTGGACCTACCGATGTATTCAAGGGAATCAAGACGCAAATCCCTGAGTTCAAAGGACGGTCCGATCCCGAGGCCTTTCTCGAATGGTTATCCAAGATCGAAATGGTCTTTTCTTGCCAAAACTACACCGAGGTGCAGAAGGTGCAATTGGCCACCATGGAATTCACTGAGTACGCTgtggtttggtgggaccaaatcAAGAAGTCTAGAAGGAGGAATGGGCTACCTGAGCTCATTCCATGGCCCGAGCTTCGAGCCATGATGCGCACTCGCTTTGTACCTGGACATTACACTAGGGATTTGTACCACCGGTTACAAACCTTAGTCCAGGGCAACCGGAGTGTGGATGAGTACcacaaggagatggagatcCTGATGCTTAGAGCGGATGTACAGGAGGATCCTGAAGCCACCATGGCGAGATTCTTGAGCGGGTTACGACCCGATATTGCTGAACGAGTGGAACTTCAACATTATATGGAGTTGCATGAGCTTGTAGACAAGGCTATTAAGGTCGATcaaaggctcaagaggaggggtaccaCTCGATCGAATTTCGGCAATACCACCTACTCTACCAACCGCCCATTCCAACCAAGGAATGATTCTCGGCCTTCACCAAATGCTCCTACACCAAAGCCGAGATTCGAGGGAGGTAAGGTGGGCAACCCTAGTATTAGTAAGCCGCCCTCTTCTACTCCAAAATTTGAGGAGCCTAGGGTACAAACTAGAGCTCGTGATACtcgatgcttcaaatgccaaggtagAGGCCATATTGCTAGTCAATGTCCCAATCAAAGGACTATGATTATGATGCAAAATGGTGAGATCGTAAGTGAGGACGAAGCCGAGTACGACGGCATACCACCTCTTGACGGAGGTAGTGATGGGGAATCGCCAAATGAAGAGGAGTTTAGTGCACCCGAGGGTCATTTTGGGACTACATTGGTTGCAAGGAGAGCATTAACTGCAcgtgttaaggaggacgagcttcaacgggagaacattttctacaccaGGTGCTTCGTCAACCAAGCCCTTTGTAGTGTgattattgatagtgggagCTGCACAAATGTTGCTAGTTCACTCATGGTGGACAACTTGAAGTTGCCTACAAGGGATCACCCGCGACCCTACAAACTCCAATGGCTCAACAACTCTGGGGAGGTTCGAGTAACTAAGCACGTTCTTATATCCTTCCAAATCCATAAATATTCTGATGAAGTATTATGTGATGTAGTTCCTATGCAGGCTAGTCATATTATACTAGGTAGGCCTTGGCAGTTTGACAGACAGGTGACTTTTGATGGTGTGACTAATAAGTATAGCTTCTTGTACAACAGTAAGAAAGTCACACTAGCTCCCCTTTCCCCAAAACAAGTGCATGAGGACCAATTGAAATTGCAACAAGAGTTTGAGAAATATAgtacaaaaaggaaagaaaatgagagagCCGAGGcaaaaaaggagaggaaaaaggcTATAGATAGCTCGGCAAGCGAGGTAAAAATCGAGGGAAAACAAATGCTCCTGATAAAAgccaagaaagtgaggaagttaATGAGAGATGAGCAGCCACTTCTTATGCTTGTTAGCAAGGAAGTAGCTCTGAATGTGCATGAACTTGATACTGATATACCTCTCGAGGTTAAGTCTCTTTTACAGGAGTACGCTGATGTCTTCCCCGAGGACGTCCCAAGTGGATTGCCACCACTTAGGGgcattgaacatcaaattgacTTCATCCCTGGAGCTTCATTGCCAAATCGCCCAGCTTACAAGAGCAACCCGGAGGAGACTAAGGagttgcaaaggcaagtggacgAGTTGCTAGACAAAGGATGGGCACGTGAGAGTTTAAGCCCGTGTGCTGTTCCAGTCATTCTGGTGCCCAAGCAAGATGGTACGTGGAGAATATGCACCGATTGTAGAGCCGTAAATGCCATCACGGTAAAGTATCGCCACCCTATACCTCGCttagatgacatgcttgatgagtTACATGGGGCTGTGTTCTTTACCAAAATTGATCTCAAAAGTGGGTACCATCAAATTAGGATTAAggagggggatgaatggaaaactgccTTCAAGACTAAGTATGGATTGTATGAGTG CAAGTCTTATGATGAGCATCTAGAGCATATTAGGGCTGTTATGGATGTACTTCAAAGAGAGAAGCTCTATGCCAATCTCAAGAAGTGCAATTTTTgcactaacgagcttgtgttccTGGGGTTTGTTATAAGTGCGCAGGGAATGAAGGTGgatgatcaaaaggtgcaagCTATTCAAGAGTGGCCGACACCACGGTCCGTGGGTGATATTCGAAGCTTCCATGAACTTGCGGGTTTCTATAGGAGATTCGTGAGGGACTTTAGCACTATTGCTGCACCCTTGACCGAGTTGATCAAGAAGAATGAGAACTTCCATTGGGGAGATTCTCAAGAACAAGCCTTTCGCGCTTTAAagcacaaactcacacatgcacctgtactTGCTTTACCTGACTTTTCTAAGACATTTGAAATTGATTGTGATGCTTCAGGTATTGGAGTTGGAGCTGTGTTGAACCAAGGAGGAAGACCTattgcctactttagtgagaaactcaaTGGGGCTGCACTAAACTACTCAACTTATGATAAAGAGTTGTACGCCCTCATTCGAGCCACTACAAGAAAACGGGCTTTTTACAACGCTTTTGCTGTGGCACAAGGAGAAAGTGCG TCAACAGATGCTACTGTATCTTTTCTTGTCTGCTCTGACTATGTAATGTCATAA
- the LOC113696747 gene encoding uncharacterized protein, translating to MDDRSWIFIEDRVNNPYFEKCLSDFLKFAYKKKEVGSRIYCPCRRCKNSERRKEETVRAHVTMKGFLTTYTNWIYHGEDPRDFNQENMNNGVFRRIENDDMNELIHETLGRTLEENSNINLEELRGACDEETNKFFKLLKHVETELYLGCKNFTLLSFVIKLLHVKSLCRWSNNSMTILLELLKEVFPENELFPSSYRDAWKIVKDLGLSYHKIHACPNDCLIYWKETEHETFCRKCGTPRYKQIVTQSDDSSEQANKVPAKLVRYFPLKPRLQRLFMSSKTASLMRWHEEERIKDGKLRHPTDSLAWKHFNNRHPSFASDPRNVRVGFAADGFNPFKAMNNKYSTWPVILVPYNLPSWMCMKQTSFMLCLLIDGPKAPGNDIHIYLQPVIDELNEFWDPGVPTYDAASKQMFYLRAALLWTINDFPAYGNLYGWSTKGKYACPCCNKDVRSQWLMHSKKHCYLGHRRFLAIDHPYRLNRAQFDGTIEKHSRPVRWFEILEQLRDFRNEFGKDQPVSSARKRKRRTKDNNDSEQSPICRYNWKRLNIFFQLPYWVDNLLPHNLDIMHIEKNFLENLLWTLLGMGKTNDDINARYDLKEMGIRKALHPQSKGDKVFLPPACFTMSKDEKEIFCNVLKTVKVPDGYASNISRCVNIKERQISGLKSHDCHILMQQLLSIAVRRILPKHVCRIIIELRDIFRQLYSKVLTVADCETLDCLSAFFSDEDNLGIDNTIDDTSDDDDFFDKAQQGDKADD from the coding sequence ATGGATGATAGGTCTTGGATCTTTATTGAAGACCGAGTCAATAATCCGTACTTTGAAAAGTGTCTGAGTGACTTCCTTAAATTTGCCTACAAAAAGAAGGAGGTTGGGAGTAGAATATATTGCCCATGTAGGCGATGTAAAAACTCAGAacgaagaaaggaagaaactgtGCGTGCACATGTAACAATGAAGGGGTTTTTGACCACTTATACAAATTGGATTTATCATGGTGAAGATCCACGGGACTTCAATCAAGAAAATATGAACAATGGAGTGTTTAGGCGCATTGAAAATGATGACATGAATGAATTGATACATGAAACACTTGGAAGAACACTTGAAGAGAATTCTAACATAAATTTAGAAGAACTTAGAGGAGCCTGTGATGAAGAGACTAATAAGTTTTTTAAGTTGCTGAAGCATGTCGAAACAGAGTTATACCTTGGATGTAAAAATTTTACTCTTCTATCATTTGTCATCAAGTTGTTGCATGTCAAGTCTCTTTGTCGATGGAGCAACAACTCAATGACAATATTACTGgagcttctcaaggaagtttTTCCTGAGAATGAATTATTTCCAAGCTCTTATCGTGATGCTTGGAAGATTGTTAAAGACTTGGGTCTTAGCTACCATAAAATTCATGCATGCCCCAATGATTGCTTGATTTATTGGAAGGAGACAGAACATGAAACCTTTTGCAGAAAGTGTGGAACTCCTAGGTATAAGCAAATTGTAACACAATCCGATGATTCAAGTGAACAAGCTAACAAAGTTCCAGCAAAGCTTGTTCGctattttcctttgaaaccacGTCTCCAAAGGCTGTTCATGTCATCAAAGACTGCTTCATTAATGAGATGGCATGAAGAGGAGCGCATCAAGGATGGAAAATTGAGGCATCCGACAGACTCTTTAGCTTGGAAGCATTTTAATAACCGGCACCCAAGCTTTGCTAGTGATCCTCGCAATGTTCGTGTTGGATTTGCAGCGGATGGATTTAACCCATTCAAAGCAATGAACAATAAATACAGCACCTGGCCAGTGATTTTAGTGCCATATAATTTACCCTCATGGATGTGCATGAAGCAAACATCATTTATGTTGTGTTTGCTAATTGATGGGCCTAAAGCTCCAGGTAATGATATTCACATATATCTTCAACCAGTAATTGATGAATTGAATGAGTTTTGGGATCCAGGGGTGCCTACTTATGATGCAGCTAGTAAGCAAATGTTTTACTTACGTGCTGCACTACTTTGGACTATCAATGATTTTCCAGCTTATGGAAATCTATATGGTTGGAGTACCAAAGGGAAGTATGCATGCCCTTGTTGTAATAAAGATGTTCGAAGTCAATGGTTGATGCATAGCAAAAAACATTGCTATTTGGGTCATCGTCGATTTCTAGCTATTGATCATCCTTATCGTTTAAATCGAGCACAGTTTGATGGGACAATTGAAAAACATTCTAGACCTGTTCGATGGTTTGAGATTTTAGAACAACTAAGAGATTTtagaaatgaatttggaaaggaTCAACCAGTTTCCTcagctaggaaaaggaaaaggaggacTAAAGATAATAATGACTCTGAACAAAGTCCCATATGTAGGTATAATTGGAAAAGATTGAATATATTCTTTCAGTTACCGTATTGGGTGGATAATTTGCTTCCACATAATCTGGATATAATGCATATTgagaagaatttcttggagaatcTCTTGTGGACACTGTTGGGGATGGGCAAGACAAATGATGACATTAATGCTCGATATGATCTAAAAGAAATGGGGATAAGAAAGGCACTTCACCCACAATCTAAGGGTGACAAAGTGTTTCTTCCACCTGCATGCTTCACAATGAGcaaagatgaaaaagaaattttttgtaATGTGCTAAAAACTGTCAAGGTCCCTGATGGTTATGCATCAAACATTTCGAGGTGTGTGAATATTAAAGAACGACAAATCTCTGGGTTAAAGAGTCATGATTGTCACATATTAATGCAACAATTGTTATCCATTGCTGTGAGAAGAATATTGCCTAAGCATGTTTGCAGAATTATCATTGAGTTACGAGATATATTTAGGCAATTATACTCGAAAGTGCTTACTGTAGCAGATTGTGAAACTTTGGATTGCTTAAGTGCATTCTTCTCTGATGAGGATAATCTTGGGATTGACAATACGATTGATGATacaagtgatgatgatgatttttttgaTAAAGCCCAACAAGGAGACAAGGCTGATGATTGA
- the LOC113695505 gene encoding uncharacterized protein: MAPSKKGPRKVVGPMSGAHIESTNSLNPVSQSSSQSYQTCPNHYSKPPAHKFIGAMPGIHIDPTSSSNSVSRPNCQVKSHDSNSNSNSASSFISSSQFNSKANSHQLNSKADSQLNSHPNSHIGQGFHSQPLVDHREQPNSFDNNDSEAGSGSSYDSEDIEDVFDGTFDDDDSSEEGDNSGRGLARRSAGWGGGKKLELVWNARGQVIGPNATQYISQVGILVKDGNKLPLTYTDWRAMPEGSKERFWEDIKRNTNIDDTCKKVQMIRVSKLWRNWKSKVKSMYFTPYRRHRSWLLAHCPARVEEDQWPILVDYWSSEDVKKQSKINSKNRKKQKMPHRTGRKDHVNLREELRIKTGKEPSKLDVFIHSRQGKQMDELTSQTIATMNEEIQKLPETSRDDNFVKDILYENILGPEKPGRLRTYGVGATPKDVYRMSDNMNAGQKKAFEDAVNEKVEIIRGELREEMNSKLADFKEELIAQFEARMRASTCNLASLQRREMNAAKQSQISDSLEVGDRMNREVGTNDAEINKCEMNKKVSSIADILENHHTKKKRSRTTCKRLA, encoded by the exons ATGGCACCAAGTAAGAAGGGGCCCCGCAAAGTTGTTGGGCCAATGTCCGGAGCGCATATTGAGTCCACTAATAGTTTGAACCCTGTTTCACAGTCAAGCTCTCAATCTTATCAGACTTGCCCCAATCATTATTCAAAGCCTCCAGCACATAAATTCATTGGGGCAATGCCTGGAATACACATAGACCCTACATCTAGCTCAAACTCTGTTTCTCGACCTAATTGTCAAGTGAAATCACATGACTccaattcaaattcaaactcaGCTTCTAGCTTTATTTCTTCTTCTCAGTTCAACTCTAAAGCCAATTCACATCAGTTGAACTCCAAGGCTGATTCTCAACTAAATTCCCATCCTAATTCACATATCGGTCAAGGCTTTCATTCTCAACCACTAGTAGACCATCGTGAGCAACCAAATTCCTTTGATAACAATGATTCTGAAGCTGGATCAGGTTCTTCATATGATTCAGAAGACATAGAGGATGTCTTTGATGGTActtttgatgatgatgattctaGTGAAGAAG GAGACAATAGTGGTAGAGGACTAGCCAGACGAAGTGCTGGTTGGGGTGGTGGAAAGAAATTGGAGTTAGTTTGGAATGCACGGGGCCAAGTAATTGGTCCTAATGCTACACAGTATATAAGTCAAGTAGGAATCTTAGTAAAGGATGGTAATAAATTACCACTCACGTACACAGATTGGAGGGCCATGCCTGAAGGATCTAAGGAGAGATTTTGGGAAGATATTAAG AGAAATACAAATATTGATGATACATGCAAGAAAGTACAAATGATAAGGGTCAGCAAATTGTGGAGAAATTGGAAATCAAAAGTCAAGAGCATGTATTTCACTCCTTATAGGAGGCACAGGTCATGGCTATTAGCACACTGTCCTGCAAGAGTTGAGGAGGATCAATGGCCTATTTTGGTTGATTATTGGAGCTCAGAAGATGTCAAG AAGCAAAGCAAGATTAATAGCAAGAAtcgaaaaaaacaaaagatgccACATCGAACAGGGCGAAAAGATCATGTGAACCTCAGGGAAGAG CTTCGGATTAAAACTGGAAAAGAGCCTTCGAAACTAGACGTTTTTATTCATTCAagacaaggaaaacaaatggatgagttGACTTCACAAACAATT GCAACTATGAATGAGGAAATACAAAAACTGCCAGAGACATCCAGGGATgataattttgtgaaagatATACTCTATGAAAATATTCTTGGACCTGAAAAACCAGGTCGTCTTCGAACTTATGGGGTAGGTGCGACTCCAAAAGACGTGTATAGGATGTCAGATAACATGAATGCTGGACAAAAGAAAGCATTTGAGGATGCAGTGAATGAGAAAGTGGAAATCATACGTGGTGAACTACGAGAAGAAATGAATTCGAAATTGGCAGATTTTAAGGAGGAGTTGATTGCTCAATTTGAAGCAAGAATG AGGGCATCCACATGTAACTTGGCATCACtccaaagaagagaaatgaaTGCAGCAAAACAATCTCAAATTTCGGACTCATTAGAG GTTGGTGATAGAATGAACAGGGAAGTTGGAACAAATGATGCTGAAATAAACAAGtgtgaaatgaataaaaaagtTTCTTCAATTGCTGATATTCTTGAG AACCATCatacaaagaagaaaaggagcagGACTACTTGCAAACGACTTGCTTGA